Proteins from a genomic interval of Rubinisphaera italica:
- a CDS encoding methyltransferase domain-containing protein, with protein MSETNGNLIQIQSGNLNVDQAVRNRYSGAAQEREAALCCPVNYDQQYLDKVPEEIIERDYGCGDPSKYVSAGETVLDLGSGGGKICYISAQIVGEAGHVIGVDCNLEMLGLARKYQAEMAEKLGYDVVSFRRGKIEDLKLDLDLLEERLQSKPVSSSSDWLETQELIESLRKEHPLVVENSVDVVVSNCVLNLVSKEKRRELFEEIFRVLKPGGRAVISDITSDVDVPLELQNDATLWSGCISGAFREDEFLQVFEEAGFYGCEILERQSAPWMTVQGIEFRSMTVCAYKPEIESGLDPSETVIYKGPWKEVVDDNGNRLIRGQRTTISENALDRYTKAPYEGDLISVDPSDLQSKNSDNACCSSGGSCC; from the coding sequence ATGTCTGAAACAAACGGAAACCTGATCCAGATTCAGTCTGGGAATTTGAATGTCGATCAAGCTGTCCGCAATCGCTATTCCGGAGCGGCACAGGAACGGGAGGCCGCATTGTGCTGCCCAGTCAATTACGATCAGCAATATCTGGATAAGGTTCCTGAAGAAATTATCGAACGCGACTATGGCTGTGGTGATCCCTCAAAGTATGTCTCGGCTGGTGAAACGGTGCTCGATCTGGGATCTGGTGGAGGCAAAATTTGTTATATCTCTGCTCAAATTGTCGGAGAAGCTGGCCATGTGATTGGTGTCGACTGTAATCTTGAAATGCTGGGACTGGCTCGGAAATATCAGGCCGAGATGGCGGAAAAACTTGGTTACGATGTGGTCTCGTTTCGTCGTGGAAAAATAGAAGACCTCAAGCTCGATCTCGATTTGCTGGAGGAGCGACTGCAATCCAAACCCGTTTCGAGCAGTTCTGACTGGCTCGAAACCCAGGAATTGATTGAGAGCCTCCGCAAGGAACATCCTCTGGTGGTTGAGAATTCTGTCGACGTGGTTGTTTCCAATTGTGTGCTGAATCTGGTGAGCAAAGAGAAACGGCGAGAGTTGTTTGAGGAAATTTTCAGGGTCCTCAAACCGGGGGGCAGGGCGGTCATCAGCGATATTACCAGCGATGTCGATGTGCCTCTAGAATTACAGAACGATGCAACTCTCTGGAGTGGATGTATCAGCGGAGCGTTTCGGGAAGATGAATTCCTGCAGGTCTTTGAGGAAGCCGGTTTCTACGGATGCGAAATCCTGGAACGACAATCAGCCCCCTGGATGACAGTGCAGGGAATTGAGTTTCGCAGTATGACAGTTTGTGCCTACAAACCAGAAATTGAGTCAGGGCTGGATCCTTCTGAGACGGTGATTTACAAAGGTCCCTGGAAAGAAGTTGTCGATGACAACGGAAATCGCTTGATCCGCGGGCAGCGCACAACTATCAGCGAGAATGCCTTAGACCGCTACACAAAAGCCCCTTATGAGGGCGATTTGATTTCCGTCGATCCCAGTGATCTGCAGAGCAAGAATTCTGATAATGCTTGCTGTAGTTCGGGGGGAAGCTGTTGTTGA
- the dxs gene encoding 1-deoxy-D-xylulose-5-phosphate synthase, whose product MEYELLPMISSPQDLKTLTEAQHEKLAAEIREALCQIVETKPAHFASNLGVVELCIALHLVFDFSKDRLIWDTGHQIYPHKMVTGRFPQFRTIRDRNGLMGFPNPNESPYDLFMTGHAGASVSTVLGMKTADDLLFDDDRKAVAVLGDGALPSGVVFEAFNNAAGLNKDLLVILNDNKMGICPRVGGLAEYLDKARAAPFYNGLKRDVAWVLNKVPMVGGSTKKGLSNVKDALKTLLHGGMLFEQMGFRYVGPVDGHDLKSLRKHLEMVKDIKGPTLLHVFTDKGKGFQPACEDPVKFHSPSPFDRSEEGFAIPRSKGGKNAAYTDVASETIYQQMAKDDKVVVLTAAMCAGNNLGKIRDEFPERFFDTGICEAHAVAFAAGMAKSGMKPIVDIYSTFLQRSFDHIFQEVALQNLPVVFCMDRAGLCGPDGPTHHGVFDNTYMRAFPNITVMAPGDSQDLEAMIPFATNHDGPISLRFPKANAESVIREEEFSPIELGKSEVIRWGSEVMIVSFGALLPECLKAVEKLQKDGIDIGVINARFLRPLDTEVILEAVKNCELVVTVEENTLCGGFGSVVLEAANEAGLSTQNVCRLGIPDRFVEHGDRNELLAELGLNAVGFIRTIRDRLSNRQVKESGVGAVE is encoded by the coding sequence ATGGAATACGAACTCCTGCCGATGATCTCCTCTCCTCAGGATCTGAAAACGCTTACTGAAGCTCAGCACGAAAAGCTGGCTGCTGAAATTCGAGAGGCTCTTTGTCAGATTGTTGAAACGAAACCTGCCCACTTTGCCAGTAATCTGGGTGTTGTGGAGTTGTGTATTGCGTTGCATCTGGTGTTCGATTTCTCCAAAGATCGCCTGATCTGGGACACTGGGCATCAAATCTATCCACATAAAATGGTGACGGGACGCTTCCCTCAGTTTCGTACCATTCGCGACCGCAACGGCCTGATGGGATTTCCGAACCCGAATGAAAGCCCCTACGATCTGTTTATGACCGGTCATGCGGGAGCTTCTGTCTCGACGGTTTTGGGAATGAAGACTGCTGATGACCTGCTCTTTGACGATGATCGCAAAGCGGTCGCCGTTCTCGGGGATGGAGCCTTGCCTTCAGGGGTAGTCTTTGAAGCGTTCAATAATGCCGCTGGTCTCAATAAAGATTTGCTGGTGATTCTGAACGACAACAAAATGGGGATCTGCCCACGTGTAGGAGGACTGGCTGAATATCTTGACAAAGCCCGAGCCGCTCCGTTTTATAATGGATTGAAACGGGATGTCGCCTGGGTGTTGAATAAAGTTCCGATGGTTGGTGGCTCGACCAAAAAAGGTCTTTCCAATGTGAAAGATGCACTCAAAACATTGCTGCATGGCGGGATGCTCTTTGAGCAGATGGGCTTTCGGTATGTCGGCCCGGTTGATGGTCACGACTTAAAGTCGCTCCGCAAGCATCTCGAAATGGTTAAAGACATCAAAGGACCGACTCTACTGCATGTCTTTACCGATAAAGGGAAAGGGTTTCAGCCAGCCTGTGAGGATCCCGTTAAATTCCATTCGCCGTCACCGTTCGATCGCAGTGAAGAAGGTTTTGCAATTCCCCGAAGTAAGGGTGGCAAAAACGCGGCTTATACCGATGTCGCCAGCGAGACAATTTATCAACAGATGGCCAAGGATGATAAAGTCGTCGTTTTGACCGCTGCAATGTGTGCGGGAAATAATCTCGGCAAAATTCGTGATGAATTCCCGGAACGATTCTTCGATACCGGCATCTGCGAAGCGCATGCGGTCGCGTTTGCTGCAGGAATGGCAAAGTCGGGAATGAAGCCAATTGTCGATATTTACAGCACGTTCCTGCAACGTAGTTTCGATCATATTTTCCAGGAAGTCGCGTTGCAGAATTTGCCGGTCGTATTCTGTATGGATCGAGCAGGATTGTGCGGCCCTGATGGGCCGACGCATCATGGTGTGTTCGACAATACTTACATGCGAGCTTTTCCAAACATCACAGTGATGGCTCCGGGAGATTCGCAGGATCTGGAAGCGATGATTCCTTTTGCGACGAACCACGATGGACCAATCTCGCTCCGATTCCCGAAAGCAAATGCCGAATCCGTAATCCGCGAAGAAGAATTCTCGCCCATTGAGCTTGGGAAAAGTGAAGTCATTCGCTGGGGCAGCGAAGTGATGATTGTCAGTTTCGGTGCGTTGCTGCCAGAATGCCTGAAAGCGGTCGAGAAACTTCAGAAGGATGGTATCGATATCGGTGTTATCAACGCTCGATTCCTGCGTCCACTCGATACCGAAGTGATTCTCGAAGCGGTCAAAAATTGTGAGCTGGTCGTGACGGTCGAAGAAAACACACTCTGCGGAGGTTTTGGTTCCGTCGTATTAGAAGCAGCGAACGAAGCCGGGCTTTCGACTCAAAACGTTTGCCGACTTGGTATCCCTGATCGTTTTGTCGAGCATGGTGATCGCAACGAATTATTAGCGGAGTTAGGCCTCAATGCCGTAGGCTTCATCCGCACGATTCGTGATCGTCTCTCCAATCGACAAGTTAAAGAATCTGGTGTTGGAGCTGTTGAATAA
- a CDS encoding carbon-nitrogen hydrolase family protein has product MIKLIGVQCDISLGNCEQNLQKMLSSLKTAADRGANLVIFPECALTGYGFESRETAMECAEPLDGPASAQMIEACQKFNLNCVYGFLEKAGESIFNCAAMVGPEGILSSYRKIHLPFVGVDRFVDYGDRPFEVHESTSLRLGMNICYDLAFPEASRVLAVGGADLIALPTNWPRGAECMTPGPVITRSMENKVYYAAINRIGNEAGTSYIGQSCICGPGGEILAMGSADQEEYLEVDIDVEIPRQKRVIRKAGSFELDRMADRRPEFYQPLINPHVLETPRDRYGASEPE; this is encoded by the coding sequence ATGATTAAACTGATTGGAGTCCAATGTGACATCTCATTGGGAAATTGCGAGCAAAATCTGCAGAAGATGCTTTCCTCTTTGAAAACGGCTGCCGATCGTGGAGCGAATCTGGTCATTTTTCCTGAATGTGCTTTAACCGGGTATGGATTTGAATCCCGAGAAACTGCTATGGAATGTGCAGAACCACTGGATGGCCCAGCCAGTGCACAGATGATCGAGGCCTGTCAAAAGTTCAATTTGAATTGCGTCTATGGCTTTCTCGAAAAAGCTGGTGAAAGCATTTTCAATTGTGCAGCGATGGTGGGTCCCGAAGGAATTCTGAGTTCCTATCGCAAAATCCATCTCCCCTTTGTCGGCGTCGATCGTTTTGTCGATTATGGTGATCGTCCTTTCGAAGTTCACGAATCGACCAGTCTGCGTCTCGGCATGAATATCTGCTATGACCTGGCGTTTCCGGAAGCTTCGCGTGTTTTAGCAGTCGGTGGCGCAGACTTGATTGCACTGCCCACAAACTGGCCCCGCGGAGCAGAATGTATGACACCGGGCCCCGTCATTACTCGATCGATGGAAAACAAAGTTTACTACGCGGCCATCAATCGTATCGGAAATGAAGCCGGGACGAGTTACATCGGTCAAAGTTGTATTTGTGGGCCGGGGGGCGAAATTCTGGCGATGGGATCAGCCGATCAGGAGGAGTATCTGGAAGTCGATATCGATGTGGAAATTCCTCGACAAAAACGAGTCATTCGCAAAGCAGGAAGTTTTGAGCTGGATCGTATGGCTGATCGTCGTCCTGAGTTTTATCAGCCTCTAATCAATCCTCACGTCTTAGAAACCCCGCGGGATCGATACGGGGCATCGGAACCTGAATAG
- a CDS encoding NYN domain-containing protein, which translates to MPKRFLIIDGYNLLHAAGMMPGRIDGEMLARARARLLRFLEGRITTSERERTTIVFDVNRTMAEVNERETAHGMTVLNAISYPDADTLIEKLIREHSAPKQVVVISSDHRLHKAARARKAKPVDSEDFYEELTRKSRKRTRSKPSPNSNPTLGNPFSEDDLKRLNEILSESADLPVTSTDEELKYWEERIRELDEE; encoded by the coding sequence ATGCCTAAACGTTTCCTGATCATCGATGGATACAACCTGCTACATGCGGCAGGGATGATGCCGGGGCGTATTGATGGTGAGATGCTGGCTAGAGCTCGAGCCCGCCTGCTTCGATTTCTGGAAGGTCGAATAACGACTTCAGAACGGGAACGAACAACCATTGTGTTTGATGTCAATCGCACGATGGCTGAGGTTAATGAGCGGGAAACAGCTCATGGCATGACGGTCTTGAATGCAATTTCCTATCCTGATGCCGATACGCTCATTGAAAAATTGATTCGCGAACATTCTGCACCGAAACAGGTCGTTGTTATATCGAGCGATCATCGACTTCACAAAGCGGCTCGTGCGCGGAAAGCGAAGCCCGTCGACAGTGAAGATTTTTATGAGGAACTGACACGAAAGTCGCGAAAACGAACGCGGTCAAAGCCAAGTCCAAATTCAAATCCAACACTTGGGAACCCATTTTCAGAGGATGATCTCAAGCGATTGAACGAAATACTCTCAGAATCTGCAGACTTACCGGTGACATCTACTGACGAGGAATTAAAGTACTGGGAAGAGAGAATTCGCGAACTTGACGAGGAATAA
- the argJ gene encoding bifunctional glutamate N-acetyltransferase/amino-acid acetyltransferase ArgJ, whose protein sequence is MPNSSTYFLPQGFRTAGIHCGIKSNQSARDLAVFLSESDCIAAGVFTTNKVCGAPVQISRERVPGENVRAIVINSGNSNACTGEQGLADARTMTARIAEEINSPAESVLVCSTGVIGVPLPVERICDHVPELFENLGETPEHLQHAAQAMMTTDTFPKIISRYVNLDGGTITLTGVAKGAAMIAPNMATMLGVVMSDVKLTPAQAEDLLPIAVNQSFNCISVEGHTSTSDTVLLMANGQSNVGLDDKGDLAQFQAAVTTLCTDLAHMIIRDAEGAEHFITVDVEGARTFEDAEKIAHEVANDVLVKTAVTGNDPNWGRIVSACGRTGCIESEAEVSLAINNHAVFKKGKPVNFDENVVSKAMKTGEVILDITLNQGNGRWRIWTCDLTSEYVRLNSEYTT, encoded by the coding sequence ATGCCCAACTCATCAACATACTTCCTGCCTCAGGGCTTTCGCACCGCTGGTATTCATTGCGGGATCAAATCGAATCAATCCGCTCGTGATTTAGCTGTGTTTCTCTCAGAAAGCGATTGCATCGCCGCTGGTGTGTTCACGACGAATAAAGTCTGTGGGGCTCCCGTGCAAATTTCCCGTGAACGTGTCCCCGGCGAGAATGTTCGAGCCATCGTCATTAATTCCGGCAATTCAAATGCCTGTACCGGCGAGCAGGGCTTAGCCGACGCACGCACAATGACGGCTCGAATTGCTGAAGAAATCAATAGCCCGGCCGAGTCGGTTCTGGTTTGCTCGACTGGCGTGATTGGAGTGCCCCTTCCAGTCGAGCGCATTTGCGATCATGTGCCTGAGTTGTTCGAGAATCTCGGCGAAACTCCCGAGCATCTTCAACATGCTGCCCAAGCGATGATGACGACCGATACTTTCCCAAAAATCATCTCCCGTTACGTCAATCTCGATGGCGGAACGATCACACTCACCGGTGTCGCCAAAGGAGCCGCCATGATCGCTCCCAACATGGCGACGATGCTCGGCGTGGTCATGTCCGATGTGAAATTGACTCCAGCACAGGCCGAAGACCTGCTGCCGATCGCCGTGAACCAATCGTTCAATTGCATCAGTGTCGAAGGCCATACCAGTACGAGTGACACCGTTTTGCTGATGGCCAATGGTCAATCGAATGTGGGCTTGGATGACAAAGGCGATCTCGCACAATTCCAGGCAGCAGTCACAACATTGTGCACTGATCTCGCACATATGATCATCCGCGATGCCGAAGGGGCCGAGCATTTTATCACGGTCGATGTCGAAGGCGCCCGAACATTTGAAGACGCAGAAAAAATCGCACACGAAGTTGCCAACGATGTGCTCGTGAAAACAGCCGTCACCGGCAACGACCCCAACTGGGGCCGCATCGTCTCCGCCTGCGGACGCACCGGCTGCATCGAATCCGAAGCAGAAGTTTCGCTGGCAATCAATAATCACGCCGTCTTCAAAAAAGGCAAACCGGTCAATTTCGACGAGAACGTCGTTTCCAAAGCCATGAAAACCGGCGAAGTCATCCTCGACATAACCCTCAACCAGGGTAACGGCCGCTGGCGCATCTGGACCTGCGATTTGACGTCAGAATACGTGCGGCTCAACTCAGAATATACGACGTAG
- a CDS encoding tetratricopeptide repeat protein: MCPSCQQSVLDDDVKECPFCGAAMDGSSGPTTPVKPAARKTEAIAAKTKPTAKAEEPVQKKDDDPFAVKPKAPRKVIKLQRKPTAKVNHRVVCPMCDTNGFGTEAVAGKEVKCPNPKCLMPIFTAPELEVVEPEEPKKPLITPVRIFSLVAVLVMAGIGIFFYINLPPAPTPDPGPGPIVNNGNNNIDQVDPEKNDPVNPDVPPTKPPIDVKAFEQTIFQSSIDSALQRSDNRSKPYCRQLNAEAYIANGDLANALEQLEAFDALEMGLNYFKITPLSNIGWAHLKKGDTAAANKSADEALTFSSKLPQKGAEAVRHAVALGSLLVALERYEDARTLLETREDVQDVAQSAARIAIVIESGTFALDESYDWLPKVRWTSPLSFATAYSAAIRGYSTQTAAFIKAVKDPMRKSECLAAYAAAQANLAIQSGVAFQTDQLPEIEGITTEDQNRALAQVLQSLKKDAASEKLSTQIATAMASWEIPPAAVIPPFRSIYDGDYQYGSIKHRAAAHAQLLLARYYALAGEKAKAWEHIEKSLNYTATMGPTQAAADALVKEVDQNRATIQSRLANELNIEEDIRKRTAFNRYRTNANSIATEAQNRIDLESQIYDVTLDWGLSDQYFQAFQADLKSPRTDNFQMIVENTLSTDLLYSLRQSANETAVKEFLAAWPSAADGKSRLESRMEINRLVDAGNIAQVRDLMKRIDLSLHDPLIELRYACRIAEQQNSEVTLDWIAGMNSIADQEVAYRFSGVKMTRRGEIDPFWNATLKRNLSATDKCSRNLGLIEGLNSTDVYKQKVEEPQSGKKKP, from the coding sequence ATGTGTCCATCCTGCCAGCAGTCTGTGCTGGATGATGATGTCAAAGAGTGTCCGTTTTGTGGAGCCGCCATGGATGGTTCCTCGGGGCCGACAACTCCGGTTAAGCCAGCAGCCCGAAAAACGGAAGCTATTGCAGCGAAGACGAAGCCAACAGCTAAGGCTGAGGAACCAGTTCAGAAGAAAGATGACGATCCGTTTGCCGTCAAGCCGAAAGCCCCCAGGAAAGTCATCAAACTTCAGCGAAAGCCGACTGCAAAGGTCAATCATCGTGTCGTCTGTCCGATGTGTGACACCAATGGATTTGGCACAGAAGCTGTTGCCGGTAAAGAAGTCAAATGCCCAAATCCTAAATGTCTGATGCCGATTTTTACCGCTCCGGAACTTGAGGTTGTCGAACCGGAAGAACCGAAGAAGCCACTGATTACTCCTGTCCGGATCTTCAGTTTAGTAGCCGTGCTTGTGATGGCTGGAATCGGCATCTTTTTCTACATCAACCTGCCCCCTGCACCAACCCCCGATCCTGGTCCAGGCCCCATTGTCAATAATGGCAATAACAATATCGATCAGGTCGATCCCGAGAAGAACGATCCCGTTAATCCCGATGTTCCTCCGACAAAACCACCGATTGATGTCAAAGCCTTCGAGCAGACAATCTTTCAATCGAGTATCGATTCTGCCCTTCAACGTTCAGATAACCGCAGCAAACCCTATTGTCGTCAACTCAATGCAGAGGCTTATATTGCCAATGGCGATCTTGCCAATGCGTTAGAACAACTCGAAGCTTTTGATGCCCTGGAAATGGGATTAAACTATTTTAAAATTACACCACTCTCCAATATCGGCTGGGCTCATTTGAAAAAAGGAGATACGGCCGCTGCCAATAAATCAGCCGATGAAGCTCTCACGTTTTCGAGTAAACTGCCCCAAAAAGGAGCTGAGGCGGTCCGTCATGCCGTCGCACTCGGTTCATTGCTGGTCGCGCTCGAACGTTATGAAGATGCCCGGACACTACTCGAAACTCGGGAAGATGTTCAGGATGTTGCTCAATCGGCGGCTCGTATTGCTATCGTGATCGAATCAGGAACTTTCGCACTCGATGAAAGTTACGACTGGCTTCCTAAAGTCCGCTGGACTTCACCACTCTCATTCGCAACAGCCTACTCTGCTGCTATTCGCGGTTATTCCACTCAAACGGCTGCCTTTATTAAAGCCGTTAAAGACCCAATGCGTAAAAGTGAATGCCTGGCTGCCTACGCAGCCGCTCAAGCGAATCTCGCGATTCAATCCGGCGTCGCTTTTCAAACCGATCAACTCCCTGAAATTGAAGGCATTACGACTGAAGACCAGAACCGCGCCTTGGCTCAAGTACTGCAGAGCCTGAAAAAAGACGCAGCATCAGAAAAACTTTCCACTCAAATAGCAACTGCCATGGCAAGCTGGGAAATTCCACCGGCAGCGGTTATTCCACCGTTTCGTTCCATTTACGATGGCGACTATCAATACGGTTCCATCAAACATCGTGCTGCTGCACACGCTCAACTGTTGCTGGCACGTTATTACGCACTGGCAGGAGAGAAAGCCAAAGCCTGGGAACATATCGAAAAGAGTCTGAACTACACGGCAACAATGGGACCTACTCAAGCAGCAGCGGATGCCCTCGTCAAAGAAGTCGATCAGAATCGAGCAACGATTCAATCTCGATTAGCCAATGAATTGAACATTGAGGAAGACATCCGCAAACGAACGGCATTTAACCGTTACCGCACCAACGCCAACTCGATCGCGACAGAAGCCCAGAATAGAATCGATCTTGAGTCACAAATTTACGACGTAACGCTCGACTGGGGACTTTCCGATCAATATTTCCAAGCCTTTCAAGCCGATCTCAAGTCTCCTCGTACTGATAACTTCCAAATGATTGTTGAAAACACATTATCGACCGATCTTTTGTATTCACTGCGTCAGTCGGCGAATGAAACAGCTGTCAAGGAATTCCTGGCTGCCTGGCCGTCAGCGGCCGATGGGAAATCTCGCTTGGAAAGCCGCATGGAAATCAATCGACTGGTCGATGCCGGGAATATCGCACAAGTGAGAGACCTGATGAAACGGATCGATTTGAGCCTCCATGACCCTCTCATCGAATTGCGATATGCCTGCCGGATTGCAGAGCAGCAAAATTCAGAAGTCACGCTTGACTGGATTGCAGGTATGAATTCGATTGCCGACCAGGAAGTCGCCTATCGATTTTCAGGTGTGAAAATGACACGGCGTGGCGAAATCGACCCGTTCTGGAATGCGACTTTGAAACGCAATCTGTCTGCAACCGATAAATGCTCTCGCAATCTGGGGCTCATCGAGGGACTAAACTCTACTGATGTCTACAAGCAGAAGGTCGAAGAACCACAGTCCGGGAAAAAGAAACCGTAA
- a CDS encoding polyprenyl synthetase family protein: MHVFPAPIPEWRSQIEQALDHASKFSADCPPRLQESIRYSLLAGGKRLRPLLALLSCEICGGDISRAMPAACALEMIHTYSLIHDDLPAMDDDDLRRGRPTNHVQFGEATAILAGDGLLTHAFFWLSTRVNDPKHAVACTHELAIASGITGMVGGQQADLEAETADPETLNLEVLQEIHRRKTGCLIRCAMRMGALIANATSVQLDALTYYGECIGLAFQIADDLLDVTGSAEKMGKQVAKDTQHKKLTFPSQLGLDESQSQAEQLVKEAISALKIFPGNTAALEAIAMYSVFRDH, translated from the coding sequence GTGCACGTGTTCCCTGCCCCAATTCCAGAATGGCGAAGTCAGATTGAGCAGGCGCTGGATCATGCTTCAAAATTTTCGGCTGACTGTCCGCCCCGATTGCAGGAATCGATTCGTTACAGTTTACTGGCAGGTGGCAAGCGATTGCGTCCTTTACTGGCATTACTGAGCTGCGAAATTTGTGGGGGAGATATCTCCCGGGCGATGCCGGCTGCGTGTGCTTTGGAAATGATTCATACTTATTCCCTGATTCATGATGATTTGCCTGCGATGGATGATGATGATTTGCGTCGAGGTCGGCCCACGAATCATGTCCAATTTGGAGAAGCGACCGCGATTCTTGCGGGCGATGGTCTGCTGACGCATGCCTTTTTCTGGTTATCGACACGAGTGAATGACCCGAAACATGCCGTCGCCTGCACGCACGAATTGGCGATTGCCTCGGGAATAACCGGCATGGTCGGAGGCCAGCAGGCGGATTTGGAAGCAGAAACCGCCGATCCTGAAACATTGAATCTGGAAGTCCTCCAAGAGATCCATCGACGAAAAACCGGGTGTCTGATTCGTTGTGCGATGCGAATGGGGGCATTAATTGCCAATGCAACATCGGTTCAGCTTGATGCGTTGACATATTATGGAGAGTGCATCGGCCTCGCATTCCAGATAGCCGACGATCTGCTGGATGTGACGGGATCTGCTGAGAAGATGGGAAAACAGGTCGCGAAAGATACTCAGCACAAAAAATTGACATTTCCGTCTCAGCTCGGGCTGGATGAGAGTCAAAGTCAAGCGGAACAATTGGTCAAAGAGGCAATTTCGGCTTTGAAGATTTTTCCGGGGAACACCGCTGCATTAGAGGCAATTGCTATGTATAGTGTATTCAGGGACCACTGA